A genomic window from Agrobacterium tumefaciens includes:
- a CDS encoding type II toxin-antitoxin system VapB family antitoxin yields the protein MVTPQLSVRSSKARDLAHKLARRENRTIADIVERALETYEAREAGREPAAKFYSRLSSQSGTDIDFDSIIDENRRAHKGIEL from the coding sequence ATGGTAACACCGCAACTATCTGTCCGCAGTTCCAAAGCTCGCGACCTTGCCCATAAGCTCGCCCGCCGAGAAAATCGCACGATTGCCGATATCGTCGAGCGCGCGCTCGAAACCTATGAGGCTCGTGAGGCAGGACGTGAACCCGCTGCGAAATTCTATAGTCGTCTTTCATCGCAGTCAGGTACGGATATCGATTTCGACAGTATCATTGATGAAAACAGACGCGCTCACAAAGGCATCGAGCTTTGA
- a CDS encoding adenylate/guanylate cyclase domain-containing protein, which produces MALLKELKDNVSSVFSSSWSTRDGRVVPAPEDLKLSNDAIVFERATVLYADLTGSTNMVDVAGWQKSAEIYKTFLYCSGRIIRNMGGTITSYDGDRVMGVFIGEAQCTSAVKAAMKINWAVQEVIHPAYKKQYPDSKIQVGQVVGVDTSQIRAARTGVRGDNDIVWVGRAANYAAKLTEIKQSEKTWITKDVYEYMHDEVKYGGNPPQHMWSKHIWTEHDRSDIYGSTWWWSID; this is translated from the coding sequence ATGGCACTTCTGAAAGAGCTAAAAGATAACGTAAGTTCAGTTTTCAGTTCATCCTGGTCGACCCGAGATGGGCGAGTGGTTCCAGCCCCTGAAGACCTGAAACTGTCGAATGATGCGATCGTATTCGAGCGTGCGACCGTCCTGTACGCGGACCTCACTGGTTCGACAAACATGGTTGACGTTGCGGGTTGGCAGAAGTCCGCCGAAATTTACAAGACATTTCTGTACTGCTCCGGCAGGATTATCCGCAACATGGGTGGGACCATTACCTCTTATGATGGAGACAGAGTTATGGGCGTTTTCATCGGTGAGGCACAGTGCACGTCGGCGGTAAAGGCCGCTATGAAAATCAACTGGGCAGTTCAGGAGGTCATTCATCCAGCCTATAAAAAGCAGTATCCAGATAGCAAAATCCAAGTTGGACAGGTTGTTGGTGTCGATACAAGCCAAATCCGAGCTGCCCGAACAGGCGTCCGAGGAGATAATGATATCGTCTGGGTTGGGCGAGCTGCGAACTACGCGGCCAAGCTTACCGAGATTAAGCAATCCGAAAAAACCTGGATCACAAAGGACGTTTACGAATATATGCACGATGAGGTGAAATACGGCGGCAACCCACCGCAGCACATGTGGTCCAAGCATATCTGGACTGAGCACGATCGATCAGACATTTACGGATCGACATGGTGGTGGAGTATAGACTGA
- a CDS encoding HNH endonuclease — MKIRDLPLPVTATKADWLPGRTWIGFTPTGTGRDADAKCENTISKQMAGGLVLERVAQKMEDPRPGFENDPQVIRDRDTHRQLADRLVAVHELRPTSRPLIDVLGKDEFEHMQNVWAEPGKRKRWSVAFPIVRTWEIIGKPTAHSVLSSDVFNSTYRTQSSTLRIVTDKMRQEISDLEIVETPAQNAWIAIEDEILIAERSNIPTTTAATIDIDLRHALEGETEDRRVKIKRRAAWLAQKFWLSRQKAKSIRCDGCAFDPADKPDLKNLPVRSLFDVHHKDPLSEGVRRTTIADFSLLCPRCHRIEHLRLRHAAK; from the coding sequence ATGAAGATTCGCGATCTCCCGCTACCCGTAACTGCCACAAAGGCCGATTGGTTGCCCGGGAGGACTTGGATCGGTTTTACACCCACGGGAACCGGTAGGGACGCAGATGCAAAATGTGAAAACACCATTAGCAAGCAAATGGCTGGTGGCTTGGTTCTCGAACGCGTCGCTCAGAAAATGGAGGATCCTCGCCCCGGATTTGAGAATGATCCGCAGGTGATCCGGGACCGCGACACGCATCGGCAGCTCGCAGATCGACTCGTAGCTGTGCATGAGCTGCGCCCTACCTCTCGACCACTGATAGACGTCCTCGGCAAAGATGAGTTTGAGCACATGCAGAATGTGTGGGCCGAACCAGGGAAGAGAAAGAGATGGTCCGTGGCCTTCCCGATTGTACGTACGTGGGAGATCATCGGTAAACCGACCGCGCACTCGGTTCTTTCATCCGACGTTTTTAATTCCACCTATCGGACGCAAAGCTCTACACTTCGGATTGTCACAGATAAAATGCGGCAGGAAATTTCAGATCTCGAAATTGTCGAGACGCCTGCCCAAAATGCTTGGATAGCTATTGAGGACGAGATCCTGATTGCGGAGCGATCCAACATCCCGACTACCACCGCGGCGACGATAGATATTGATCTGCGACACGCGCTCGAAGGGGAGACTGAAGACCGTAGGGTGAAGATCAAACGGCGAGCTGCTTGGCTCGCCCAAAAGTTTTGGCTGTCTCGGCAAAAAGCGAAGTCTATCAGGTGTGATGGCTGCGCTTTCGATCCCGCAGACAAACCTGACCTAAAAAATCTACCTGTCCGAAGTCTCTTTGACGTTCATCATAAAGATCCGCTTTCAGAGGGAGTGCGTCGAACAACTATAGCGGACTTCTCACTTCTGTGTCCCAGATGCCACCGCATAGAGCATCTCCGTCTTCGACATGCAGCAAAATGA
- a CDS encoding TIR domain-containing protein, which translates to MKERFEGAGGRRLRIEAIATQKICLGQPVLIEEIADLCEIEEYAVGADLIRQGDETNDIYLVLSGTFMIVVNGQPVASRGPGDTIGEMAAIQLAQTRSATATASSSAVVAKLAEEQFSCLAERYPSIYRTIARDLSRRLSERNKLVRTHRDKIRVFIISSVEGLLVARAIQSAFEHDPFTCTVWTDGVFRIASYTMDALEAAVDDSDFAIAVAHADDVTVFRGTEWPTPRDNVILELGLFMGRLGRSRAILMEPRDEKVRLPSDLAGITTISYGFNDGKDMDALIAPACNKLRNHILSLGPNNG; encoded by the coding sequence ATGAAAGAGCGGTTCGAGGGGGCAGGTGGGCGTAGATTGAGGATAGAAGCGATCGCCACACAGAAGATTTGCTTGGGACAGCCTGTGCTCATCGAGGAAATCGCTGATCTCTGTGAAATAGAGGAGTATGCAGTTGGCGCCGATCTTATCCGACAGGGTGATGAAACTAACGACATCTACTTGGTGCTTTCCGGAACGTTTATGATTGTAGTCAATGGGCAGCCGGTTGCTAGTCGTGGGCCAGGTGACACCATAGGTGAAATGGCCGCAATTCAGCTAGCGCAAACAAGATCAGCGACGGCTACCGCGAGCTCGAGCGCCGTAGTCGCAAAACTTGCTGAAGAGCAGTTTTCTTGTCTCGCGGAACGCTACCCATCGATCTATCGCACGATAGCTCGTGATCTTTCCCGTCGTTTGTCTGAGCGCAATAAACTCGTTCGAACGCATCGTGACAAAATTCGTGTGTTCATCATCTCCTCGGTCGAAGGTCTCCTTGTCGCGCGGGCTATCCAGAGTGCGTTCGAACACGACCCGTTCACCTGTACCGTCTGGACTGATGGTGTTTTCCGCATTGCAAGTTATACCATGGATGCACTCGAGGCCGCGGTTGACGACTCCGATTTTGCAATAGCGGTTGCACACGCAGACGACGTCACGGTGTTTCGGGGAACCGAGTGGCCAACACCCCGCGACAACGTCATTCTGGAGCTTGGCTTGTTCATGGGAAGGCTGGGCCGCTCACGGGCTATTCTTATGGAGCCTCGTGACGAAAAAGTTCGTCTACCAAGTGACCTCGCCGGTATCACCACGATTTCCTATGGCTTCAACGATGGCAAAGACATGGACGCGCTCATCGCTCCGGCCTGCAACAAGCTCCGCAATCATATTTTGTCTCTTGGCCCTAACAACGGCTGA
- a CDS encoding type II toxin-antitoxin system VapC family toxin: MIFLDTNVMSETLKKAPDSAVIAWLVRHDAELALPTVAVAEIAFGIQKIRPDQRADRLEEGLVSWRRRFSDKMFAFTEEAALAYGDIMGDAARQGRGMSVPDGMIAAIARINGGRLATRNLKDFETTGLQLISPWQF; the protein is encoded by the coding sequence TTGATTTTTCTCGACACGAATGTGATGTCGGAGACTTTGAAGAAAGCTCCCGATTCTGCGGTCATAGCATGGCTGGTTCGTCACGACGCCGAATTGGCATTACCGACGGTTGCAGTTGCTGAGATCGCTTTTGGTATTCAAAAGATCAGGCCTGATCAGCGCGCAGATCGCCTGGAAGAGGGACTTGTGAGCTGGCGTCGCCGGTTCTCCGACAAGATGTTTGCCTTCACGGAAGAAGCAGCATTGGCCTATGGCGATATCATGGGAGACGCTGCGCGGCAGGGGAGGGGGATGTCGGTTCCTGACGGCATGATCGCGGCGATAGCGCGGATCAATGGTGGCCGGTTGGCGACCCGAAACCTCAAAGATTTCGAGACAACAGGGCTCCAATTGATCTCGCCCTGGCAATTCTGA
- a CDS encoding site-specific integrase, producing the protein MAKTSLNAVERRAEELDTIAAVLPLERRDELAELLTDEDVETLRHLVNQGMGDNTLRALTSDLAYLEAWGLAATGQSLPWPAPEALLLKFVAHHLWDPEKRAGDPNHGMPVDVDENLRHQGFLKSIGPHAPDTVRRRLASWSTLTKWRGLNGAFASPALKQAIRLAVRAVPRTRRRKSAKAVTGDILQKLLATCADSSLRDVRDRAILMVAFASGGRRRSEIASLRVEQLTVEAPIEVPDSPPLPSLAIHLGRTKTTTGEQDEIVYLTGQPVEALNAWMAVAGIEKGSVFRGIGRWNTVSKRALDPQSINAILKQRAKMAGLEPGEFSAHGLRSGYLTEAANRGIPLPEAMEQSRHRSVQQASSYYNSATRRSGRAARLL; encoded by the coding sequence GTGGCAAAAACATCGCTAAACGCCGTCGAACGCCGCGCCGAAGAGCTCGACACTATCGCCGCCGTCCTGCCACTTGAGCGTCGCGACGAGCTCGCTGAGCTGTTGACGGATGAGGACGTCGAAACGCTGCGCCATCTCGTCAACCAGGGAATGGGCGACAATACCCTAAGAGCGCTGACCTCCGACCTCGCCTATCTTGAAGCCTGGGGCCTGGCCGCGACCGGACAGTCGCTACCATGGCCAGCACCCGAGGCACTATTGCTCAAATTCGTCGCCCACCATTTGTGGGATCCGGAAAAGCGGGCAGGCGACCCCAACCACGGCATGCCCGTAGATGTTGACGAGAATCTCAGGCACCAGGGTTTTTTAAAATCCATCGGTCCGCACGCGCCTGATACGGTGCGGCGCAGGCTGGCCAGTTGGTCGACGCTCACCAAATGGCGCGGTCTTAACGGCGCTTTCGCCTCCCCTGCCCTCAAACAGGCGATCCGGTTGGCGGTTCGTGCCGTTCCACGAACGCGCCGTCGTAAAAGCGCCAAGGCAGTCACAGGCGATATCCTTCAAAAGTTGCTGGCGACTTGCGCGGATAGCAGCCTGCGCGACGTTCGCGATCGGGCGATACTGATGGTCGCCTTTGCCTCAGGTGGTCGCCGACGCAGCGAGATTGCCTCATTGCGCGTCGAGCAACTGACTGTCGAGGCTCCGATCGAAGTGCCCGACAGCCCTCCCCTCCCCTCGCTCGCCATCCATCTCGGCCGGACGAAAACAACCACCGGCGAACAAGATGAGATCGTCTACCTAACGGGCCAGCCGGTGGAGGCACTCAATGCCTGGATGGCAGTCGCAGGCATTGAAAAGGGCAGCGTGTTTCGGGGGATTGGCAGGTGGAATACCGTTTCGAAGCGGGCGCTCGACCCGCAATCGATCAATGCCATTCTCAAGCAGCGAGCCAAAATGGCCGGGTTGGAGCCAGGGGAGTTTTCGGCGCACGGGTTGCGGTCAGGGTATTTGACCGAGGCGGCAAACCGCGGCATCCCGCTCCCGGAGGCGATGGAGCAATCCCGCCATCGATCCGTTCAGCAGGCATCCAGCTATTATAACAGTGCTACACGCAGAAGCGGGCGAGCGGCCCGATTGTTGTAG